In Psychrobacter sp. JCM 18902, a single window of DNA contains:
- a CDS encoding type I restriction endonuclease subunit R, producing MTNAHDIAYESVFQADIIDQMQAHGWQLGHASGYQAETALYEQDVLDFVQTTQPQEWEKFCRTFPIDSERHFITALVKQLNKADENATDKASRTYGTLGVLRHDLKIRNARFSLCQFKPEHSLNPEIMARYEANICRVVPEVVYSPHASLKDSTDGKVAKRNRIDVVLFVNGLPVTTMELKSEFKQSVQNAISQYKKTRLPKDPDTKKPEPLLMFKRGALVHFAVSQYEVYMTTKLAGNSTYFLPFNKGTKDGGAGNDTPSDSSRYATDYLWNEVLTPENLLSILGHFMHLQIEEEEDAIGRKSKKETMMFPRYHQWDVVTKLVNAAITEGAGQKYLIQHSAGSGKSNSIAWTAHQLSTLYNSDGDKQFHSVIVITDRTVLDDQLQETIYQFEHADGVVGKINRKEGDGSKSEQLASALVNSQPIIIVTIQTFPFVLKAIEDSSVLKSRRYAIIADEAHSSQTGSTARQLKEVLISGEIEIDTEKQADDEKPLSSEDMLDNVIAARRSSPNLSYYAFTATPKPKTIELFGRLPNPDLPASKDNLPAAYHVYSMRQAIEESFILDVLKNYTNYKVVYQLKQKLAAADDEVDARRAKIKLNNWVRLHEHNIAQKVKIIIEHFNDNIKGLLGGQAKAMVVTGSRKEAVRYKLVFDNYIAEYGYRNINAMVAFSGEVTFNDNDPDSGALLGEKFTEHNMNIGLKGRDLRKAFDSDDYQVMLVANKFQTGFDQPKLCAMYVDKKLTGVDCVQTLSRLNRTYKGKAESGTFVLDFFNDPQDILEAFQPYYETATLADVSDPDQVFDLYEKLRASQIFLWHEVEQFVEAFYSKNKSNAAISNICKPAVERWQKRYSQAREQAQHAKVMLERTKATGDVVLMTNAENDYKGFRADQDALEIFKKDLGTFTRQYEFMSQIVDYDDKELEKLSLYARNLQPLLRESVDNEDEVDLSNIVMSHYRVSKLHQQDLKLQEGKSEYQLDGGSGAGTATPKDKQEALLSQIIDRLNEVFAGEDFTDKDKVNFMNTIWNKVTENELVVKQFTNNSVDQIMLGGYPNAAEDAMFDAKGTFEDMTMHLLSNPNQFKQFIRLMLDTKLGA from the coding sequence ATGACCAACGCCCACGATATCGCTTACGAATCTGTCTTCCAAGCCGATATCATCGACCAGATGCAGGCACATGGCTGGCAATTGGGTCATGCCAGCGGCTATCAGGCAGAGACTGCGCTGTATGAGCAAGATGTGCTGGACTTTGTGCAGACGACCCAGCCACAAGAGTGGGAGAAGTTCTGCCGCACTTTTCCTATCGACTCTGAACGCCACTTTATCACAGCATTGGTTAAGCAGCTGAATAAAGCGGATGAGAATGCAACTGATAAAGCCTCGCGCACCTATGGCACCTTAGGCGTATTGCGTCATGATCTCAAGATCCGTAACGCGCGCTTCTCTTTATGCCAGTTTAAGCCTGAGCATAGCCTCAATCCTGAAATTATGGCACGCTATGAGGCCAATATCTGCCGTGTCGTTCCTGAGGTGGTGTATAGCCCGCATGCTAGTTTAAAAGACAGCACTGACGGCAAGGTCGCTAAGCGTAACCGTATTGACGTGGTTTTATTCGTCAATGGCTTACCCGTGACGACGATGGAGCTAAAGTCTGAGTTTAAGCAATCGGTACAAAACGCTATTAGCCAGTATAAGAAGACACGCCTGCCAAAAGACCCTGATACTAAAAAACCTGAGCCGTTGCTAATGTTTAAGCGTGGCGCATTGGTGCACTTTGCCGTCAGTCAGTATGAAGTCTATATGACAACCAAGCTGGCAGGTAACAGCACCTACTTTTTACCCTTTAATAAAGGCACTAAAGATGGCGGCGCGGGCAATGATACGCCTAGCGATAGCAGCCGTTATGCCACCGATTACCTCTGGAACGAGGTGCTCACGCCAGAGAACTTGCTATCGATCCTTGGGCATTTTATGCACTTGCAGATAGAGGAAGAAGAAGACGCAATTGGTCGTAAGTCTAAAAAAGAAACTATGATGTTTCCGCGCTATCATCAGTGGGATGTGGTGACCAAATTGGTCAATGCGGCCATTACTGAGGGCGCTGGGCAAAAGTATTTGATTCAGCATAGTGCAGGGTCAGGCAAGTCCAACTCTATCGCATGGACAGCGCATCAGCTATCGACCCTATATAACAGTGACGGTGATAAGCAGTTTCATTCAGTGATTGTTATTACTGACCGTACCGTACTTGATGACCAGCTTCAAGAGACCATCTATCAGTTTGAACATGCCGATGGCGTGGTGGGCAAGATTAATAGAAAAGAGGGTGATGGCTCAAAGTCTGAACAGCTAGCTAGCGCACTGGTGAACTCACAGCCAATTATCATTGTGACTATTCAAACCTTTCCCTTCGTGCTCAAAGCGATTGAAGATTCAAGTGTGCTCAAGTCACGCCGTTATGCCATCATTGCCGATGAAGCGCATTCCTCACAGACAGGCTCAACGGCACGCCAGCTCAAAGAAGTACTGATCTCTGGTGAGATAGAGATTGATACCGAGAAGCAAGCAGATGATGAAAAGCCGCTCTCTAGTGAAGATATGCTCGATAACGTCATTGCCGCACGCCGCAGCAGTCCTAATCTCAGCTACTATGCCTTTACTGCCACGCCTAAGCCGAAAACCATCGAGCTGTTTGGACGTCTGCCTAATCCTGATTTGCCAGCCTCAAAAGATAACCTGCCAGCCGCTTATCATGTCTATTCCATGCGCCAAGCCATTGAAGAAAGCTTTATCCTAGATGTGCTAAAAAACTACACCAACTATAAAGTGGTCTATCAGCTCAAGCAAAAGCTTGCCGCTGCTGATGACGAAGTCGATGCTCGCCGCGCCAAGATTAAGCTCAATAATTGGGTACGCTTGCATGAGCATAATATCGCCCAGAAAGTGAAGATCATCATTGAGCACTTTAATGACAACATCAAAGGCTTACTTGGTGGCCAAGCCAAAGCGATGGTGGTGACCGGTTCACGTAAAGAGGCGGTACGCTACAAGCTCGTCTTTGATAACTATATCGCTGAGTACGGCTATAGAAACATCAATGCCATGGTCGCGTTCTCAGGGGAAGTGACCTTCAATGACAATGACCCTGACAGCGGCGCATTACTTGGTGAGAAGTTTACTGAGCACAATATGAATATTGGCCTAAAAGGCCGCGACCTACGTAAAGCTTTTGACAGTGATGACTATCAGGTGATGTTAGTGGCTAATAAGTTCCAGACAGGCTTTGATCAGCCCAAGCTATGCGCCATGTACGTTGATAAGAAGCTAACGGGTGTGGACTGCGTACAGACCTTATCGCGCTTAAACCGTACTTATAAAGGTAAAGCTGAGAGTGGCACGTTTGTGCTCGACTTCTTTAATGACCCACAAGATATTTTAGAGGCCTTCCAGCCATATTATGAGACTGCAACCTTAGCGGATGTGTCTGACCCTGATCAGGTGTTTGACCTTTATGAGAAATTGCGAGCATCTCAAATTTTCTTATGGCACGAGGTCGAGCAATTCGTTGAGGCCTTCTACAGCAAGAACAAGTCTAACGCCGCCATCAGTAATATCTGCAAGCCAGCGGTTGAGCGTTGGCAGAAGCGCTACAGCCAAGCACGTGAACAAGCACAGCATGCCAAAGTGATGCTAGAGCGTACCAAGGCCACGGGCGATGTGGTACTGATGACTAATGCTGAGAATGACTACAAAGGTTTTAGGGCCGATCAAGACGCGCTGGAAATATTTAAAAAGGACTTAGGCACCTTTACCCGCCAATATGAGTTTATGTCGCAGATTGTGGACTATGACGACAAAGAGCTAGAGAAATTGAGCCTATACGCGCGTAACTTACAGCCGCTATTACGTGAAAGCGTGGACAACGAAGATGAGGTTGATCTAAGTAACATCGTTATGAGTCATTACCGCGTCTCAAAGCTGCATCAGCAAGACTTAAAGCTACAAGAGGGCAAGTCTGAGTATCAACTAGATGGTGGCAGTGGAGCGGGCACGGCCACGCCTAAAGACAAACAAGAAGCACTGCTATCACAGATTATTGATAGATTAAACGAGGTTTTTGCTGGTGAGGATTTTACCGATAAGGACAAAGTGAACTTTATGAATACTATTTGGAATAAGGTCACTGAGAATGAGCTCGTGGTCAAACAGTTTACCAATAATAGTGTTGATCAGATTATGCTGGGTGGTTATCCAAACGCTGCCGAGGACGCTATGTTTGATGCAAAGGGTACGTTTGAAGACATGACTATGCATCTACTGTCTAACCCGAATCAGTTTAAGCAGTTTATTCGATTGATGCTCGATACGAAGCTGGGTGCTTAA
- a CDS encoding DUF927 domain-containing protein, translated as MNTTLTDIHEKTRAVNTGADTILQGCKPATQEQLVGDTFLIKICDILEPERLLFSTDDTTIYHGEQIGKTEPTANTIAIAITDKQGDTVGAVFYTPNSKAKPIVIDPTGYGAIVIGEPNKANEVIAFNDADSGIDVYMHLMASDKTIIISPHKTKQCLKKMVQHWSSGSQVTVPMTLDDKGLMNQLAGVKAQALVTVAHIVTMLQHDSYEAILADSDTQLINLQDTAYYPEWRDDPQLNEPMIYSDGRFELYHDGLFFVKYNDDDPANITFKSKAFVCSPIEVIAKTRDTGSTTWGRLLQWRDDDGVPHTWSMPLALLQGDAREYRKELASQGLNITTNPKQRNYLDTYIQNYPIHKRALCVDKLGWHDKQYILPDRAIGSDGKQLIVYQSANSINSTLTQQGALAQWRDNLCKPLAEQSRFVFSIACAFAGQLLELLEYDGGGFHLLGSSSMGKSLSLKLAASVWGNPDRYVKTWRSTDNALEGTASEHNDSFLPLDEISECDPKIVGKTVYMLANGHGKGRSTTTGHNRKAKEWRIIFLSNGEESLQNFMAQAGQKTNAGIEVRVAHIDADAGKGLKTFDSLVLADTSEAQADKINELSHAYHGVAGIAWLEHITTDKTATTATAKQLISDFMSQYSDLKAQAHRVAKRFAIVSAAGELATSAGITGWQVGQATTAVMTCLDNWLDNYGRDGEHEQRQIIEHIKAFIEQHGSSRFQPCYKNTRLNFEERTPNRIGYRNMDTGDYYFSKETFDSVCAPFSKKKVLQVLEEADLLLLNQGDRKIYKTPDTLFNGKHRPSVYAVTANILSCEPMKKNGTDGRNGTGHMY; from the coding sequence ATGAATACTACCTTAACAGATATACATGAAAAAACCCGTGCTGTGAACACGGGCGCTGACACTATATTACAAGGCTGCAAACCAGCCACGCAGGAGCAACTGGTAGGCGATACTTTTTTAATCAAAATCTGTGACATATTAGAACCTGAACGGCTGCTATTTTCTACAGACGACACCACTATATATCATGGTGAACAAATTGGCAAAACCGAACCCACAGCCAACACGATAGCCATAGCAATCACCGACAAGCAAGGCGATACAGTAGGCGCGGTATTCTACACACCAAACAGCAAAGCAAAGCCTATTGTCATTGATCCTACAGGTTATGGCGCTATCGTCATTGGTGAGCCAAACAAAGCCAATGAGGTGATAGCCTTTAATGACGCTGATAGCGGTATTGATGTTTATATGCACCTAATGGCTAGTGATAAGACGATCATCATTAGCCCTCACAAAACAAAGCAATGCCTTAAAAAGATGGTGCAGCACTGGAGCAGTGGATCACAAGTCACTGTACCGATGACACTTGACGATAAAGGCTTGATGAACCAGCTGGCAGGTGTAAAGGCTCAAGCATTGGTTACGGTGGCTCATATCGTCACGATGCTACAACATGACAGCTATGAAGCGATACTGGCAGACAGTGACACCCAGCTTATCAATTTGCAAGATACTGCCTACTATCCTGAATGGCGTGATGATCCCCAGCTGAATGAACCGATGATCTATAGTGATGGGCGTTTTGAGCTATACCACGATGGGTTATTTTTCGTGAAATATAATGATGATGACCCAGCAAATATTACGTTCAAGTCTAAGGCGTTTGTTTGTTCACCGATAGAGGTTATCGCTAAGACAAGGGACACAGGTAGCACCACATGGGGGCGGTTATTACAATGGCGTGATGATGATGGTGTGCCCCATACGTGGTCAATGCCTTTAGCACTACTGCAAGGTGATGCCCGTGAATACCGCAAAGAGTTAGCCAGTCAAGGCTTGAACATTACCACCAACCCCAAACAGCGCAATTACTTAGACACCTATATTCAAAACTACCCTATTCACAAACGGGCGTTATGCGTGGATAAGCTGGGCTGGCACGATAAGCAATATATATTACCTGACAGAGCCATAGGTAGCGATGGTAAGCAGTTAATCGTCTATCAGTCTGCAAACAGTATTAACAGCACCCTAACCCAGCAAGGCGCGTTAGCCCAGTGGCGTGATAACTTATGCAAACCACTAGCCGAACAAAGCCGATTCGTTTTCTCTATTGCTTGCGCGTTCGCTGGTCAATTACTGGAGTTATTAGAGTATGACGGGGGCGGTTTTCACCTCTTAGGTTCATCAAGCATGGGCAAGTCATTATCGCTTAAATTGGCTGCTAGTGTATGGGGCAACCCTGACAGGTATGTTAAAACATGGCGCAGCACTGATAACGCCCTAGAGGGCACAGCAAGCGAGCACAACGACAGTTTTCTGCCACTTGATGAGATCAGCGAATGTGACCCAAAAATAGTAGGCAAAACCGTTTACATGCTGGCTAATGGTCACGGTAAAGGTAGAAGCACTACCACAGGACATAACCGAAAAGCCAAAGAGTGGCGCATTATCTTTTTATCTAATGGTGAGGAGTCGCTACAGAACTTCATGGCACAAGCAGGGCAGAAAACCAATGCAGGTATTGAGGTTCGAGTGGCGCATATTGATGCTGATGCTGGCAAGGGGTTGAAAACCTTTGACAGTTTGGTACTGGCAGACACCAGCGAAGCCCAAGCCGACAAGATCAACGAGTTATCACACGCTTATCATGGTGTAGCAGGTATCGCATGGCTAGAACATATCACCACTGACAAAACAGCGACCACCGCCACCGCTAAACAGCTTATCAGTGACTTTATGAGTCAGTACAGCGACTTGAAAGCACAGGCGCATAGAGTGGCTAAACGGTTCGCTATCGTAAGCGCAGCTGGAGAGCTGGCCACAAGTGCAGGTATAACAGGCTGGCAAGTAGGACAAGCAACCACAGCCGTGATGACATGTTTAGATAATTGGCTTGATAACTATGGGCGTGATGGTGAGCATGAGCAGCGCCAAATCATAGAGCATATCAAGGCATTTATTGAACAGCATGGATCAAGTCGCTTTCAGCCTTGCTATAAAAACACGCGCTTAAACTTTGAAGAGAGGACACCAAACCGTATAGGCTATCGCAATATGGACACGGGGGATTATTATTTTTCTAAAGAAACTTTTGATAGCGTATGTGCGCCTTTTAGTAAAAAGAAAGTATTACAAGTATTAGAGGAAGCCGACCTACTACTGCTCAATCAAGGTGATCGTAAAATCTATAAAACGCCTGATACTTTATTTAATGGTAAGCATCGCCCGTCTGTTTACGCGGTTACTGCTAACATACTTTCTTGTGAACCTATGAAAAAGAACGGGACAGACGGGAGGAACGGGACAGGCCATATGTATTAA
- a CDS encoding tetratricopeptide repeat protein, with product MSAALALSLSAHATSFSSTKALAEQGHAAAQYSMGAMYEMGDGVPQDPNKAVAWYKKAADQGVAAAQYDMGAIYMTGEYVPQDYATGAEWFQKAANQGDSIAQYNLGAMYQEGLGVEQDYAKSLAWFEKSANQEEPFAQYSMGAVYQEGLGVTPDYAKAVEWYQRAAAQDNVMAQYSLGLLYQSGIGVDQDFTKAYDWYQKAIEQGDLDAHNNIGVMYEAGLGVTQDYSEAAKWYQKAADQGHAIAQNNIGQFYIKGLGVTQDYTKALYWLRKAAAQGEDLAQNNLGYMYENGNGVARDYAEAFKWYEKSANHGNALGMGGLGWAYYSGQGVEQNYVKAFEWSQQSANQGEAAGLNNLAVMYLEGNGVPKNYARAMTLFKQAAAQNHPFAPRNLGLMYMKAQGVKQDNVQAKEWFDKGCGNGDLQSCLGSKLLNMP from the coding sequence TTGAGCGCTGCTTTAGCGCTATCGTTATCCGCGCATGCAACCAGTTTTAGCAGTACCAAAGCGCTGGCGGAACAAGGTCATGCCGCCGCTCAATATAGCATGGGCGCGATGTATGAGATGGGCGATGGTGTGCCCCAAGACCCTAATAAAGCGGTAGCGTGGTATAAAAAAGCCGCTGATCAGGGCGTGGCGGCAGCGCAATACGATATGGGCGCGATATATATGACAGGCGAGTATGTGCCGCAGGATTATGCTACCGGCGCAGAATGGTTCCAAAAGGCTGCCAATCAAGGCGACAGCATAGCGCAATATAATCTTGGCGCGATGTATCAAGAAGGCTTAGGGGTAGAGCAAGATTATGCCAAGTCGCTCGCATGGTTCGAGAAATCTGCCAATCAAGAGGAGCCATTCGCGCAATATAGCATGGGCGCGGTGTACCAAGAAGGACTGGGCGTGACGCCTGACTATGCCAAAGCGGTCGAGTGGTATCAACGCGCCGCCGCACAAGATAATGTGATGGCGCAGTACAGTTTGGGCTTGTTGTATCAAAGCGGCATTGGGGTCGATCAGGATTTTACCAAAGCCTATGACTGGTATCAAAAAGCCATTGAGCAAGGAGATCTTGACGCTCACAATAACATCGGCGTGATGTATGAAGCAGGCTTAGGCGTGACGCAAGACTATAGCGAAGCAGCCAAATGGTATCAAAAGGCTGCCGATCAAGGACATGCAATTGCCCAAAACAATATTGGACAGTTTTATATAAAAGGCTTAGGTGTGACGCAGGATTATACCAAAGCACTGTATTGGCTACGAAAAGCCGCCGCGCAAGGTGAGGATTTGGCGCAAAATAATTTAGGCTATATGTATGAGAACGGTAATGGGGTTGCGCGTGATTATGCCGAGGCTTTTAAATGGTATGAAAAGTCTGCCAACCATGGCAATGCATTGGGTATGGGCGGTTTGGGCTGGGCATACTATAGTGGTCAAGGCGTTGAGCAAAACTATGTTAAAGCCTTTGAGTGGTCACAACAATCTGCCAATCAAGGTGAAGCTGCTGGTCTAAACAACCTTGCTGTGATGTACTTAGAGGGCAATGGCGTACCGAAAAATTATGCCCGCGCCATGACGTTATTTAAACAAGCTGCCGCCCAAAATCATCCGTTCGCCCCGCGTAATCTGGGGCTGATGTATATGAAGGCGCAAGGGGTAAAGCAAGACAACGTGCAGGCTAAGGAATGGTTTGATAAAGGCTGTGGCAATGGCGACTTGCAATCATGTCTTGGCTCTAAACTGTTAAATATGCCTTAA